The following are from one region of the Terriglobia bacterium genome:
- a CDS encoding glycosyltransferase — MLAVFAAPRGFGQYFRTHFLDTTFRGLYQANAFDMALLIPYFIVLIWLASYGLHRYTLVYLYYKNRKQRASSDKPPARFAELPRVTVQLPIFNEQFVIERLLEAVCKLQYPREKLEIQVLDDSTDETVEVASAAVERWAALGYPVTYHHRTNREGFKAGALQEGMKTTTGEFIAIFDADFVPPEDFLMRCIHQFTAPDVGMVQTRWTHINRNYSFLTEVEAILLDGHFVLEHGGRSRNGLFFNFNGTAGMWRRRAIEEAGGWQHDTLTEDTDLSYRAQIKGWRFVYLQDVECPAELPVEMTAFKTQQARWAKGLIQCAIKDLPLVMRSKVPLRVKIEAWYHLTANISYPLMIILSTLLLPAMIIRFYQGWFQMLYIDLPLFMASTFSISSFYLVSQKELFPKKWPRCLLFLPFLMAQGIGLTLTNTKVVLEALIGKQSPFARTPKYRVESKKDKVRTGKYRKRLGLVPYFELLIGAYFAATVWYAVTNENYITVPFLCLFVLGYWYTGLMSLLQGRFERLFTGRELREPQTGKPYPVGV; from the coding sequence TGGCTGGCGTCCTACGGTCTGCACCGCTACACCCTGGTGTACCTCTACTACAAGAACCGCAAGCAGCGCGCCAGCTCCGACAAACCGCCCGCACGTTTCGCCGAACTGCCGCGCGTGACCGTGCAGTTGCCGATCTTCAACGAGCAGTTCGTCATCGAGCGCCTGCTGGAGGCGGTCTGCAAGCTGCAATATCCGCGCGAGAAGCTGGAAATCCAGGTGCTCGACGACTCCACCGACGAAACCGTGGAGGTCGCCAGTGCGGCCGTCGAGCGCTGGGCCGCGCTCGGCTATCCGGTCACCTACCACCATCGCACCAATCGCGAAGGCTTCAAGGCGGGCGCGTTGCAAGAGGGCATGAAGACCACGACGGGCGAGTTCATCGCCATCTTCGACGCCGATTTCGTTCCTCCGGAAGATTTCCTGATGCGCTGCATCCACCAATTCACCGCGCCCGACGTAGGCATGGTGCAGACGCGCTGGACGCACATCAACCGCAACTATTCCTTCCTCACCGAGGTCGAAGCCATCCTGCTCGACGGCCATTTCGTGCTCGAGCACGGCGGGCGCTCGCGCAACGGCCTGTTTTTTAATTTCAACGGCACCGCGGGCATGTGGCGGCGGCGCGCCATCGAGGAAGCCGGCGGCTGGCAGCACGACACTCTCACCGAAGACACCGACCTCTCCTACCGCGCCCAAATCAAGGGCTGGCGCTTCGTCTATCTGCAGGATGTGGAATGTCCCGCCGAATTGCCGGTCGAGATGACCGCCTTCAAGACGCAGCAGGCGCGCTGGGCCAAGGGCCTGATCCAGTGCGCCATCAAGGACCTGCCGCTGGTGATGCGCAGCAAAGTTCCGCTGCGAGTAAAGATCGAAGCCTGGTATCACCTGACAGCTAACATCAGTTATCCGCTGATGATCATTCTCTCCACGCTGCTGTTGCCGGCGATGATCATCCGCTTTTACCAGGGCTGGTTTCAGATGCTCTACATTGACCTGCCCTTGTTCATGGCGTCCACGTTCTCGATTTCCAGCTTCTACCTGGTCTCGCAGAAGGAGCTGTTCCCGAAGAAATGGCCGCGCTGCCTGCTGTTTCTGCCCTTCCTCATGGCGCAGGGCATCGGCTTGACGCTGACGAATACCAAGGTCGTGCTGGAGGCGCTGATCGGAAAGCAGTCGCCGTTTGCGCGCACGCCCAAATACCGCGTCGAATCGAAAAAAGACAAAGTGCGCACCGGCAAATACCGCAAGCGCCTGGGCCTGGTGCCATACTTCGAGCTGCTCATCGGCGCCTACTTCGCCGCCACTGTCTGGTACGCCGTGACCAACGAGAACTACATCACCGTGCCCTTCCTCTGCCTGTTCGTGCTCGGCTACTGGTACACGGGGCTGATGTCGCTGCTGCAGGGCCGCTTCGAGCGCCTGTTCACCGGCCGCGAACTGCGCGAGCCGCAAACCGGCAAACCGTATCCGGTGGGCGTGTAA